The Patescibacteria group bacterium genome segment GCGCATGATGGGTGGCGACTTCGCTACAGGAGAGATTATTGCCTCCGACGATAAGAGTATCACCATCAAACTTCCTACTGGCGGCTCAAAAATCATCTTCTTGACCGACCAAACACCGATCATGAAGAGCACTGCTAGCGCACGCACGGACATCACTGTCGGCACCAACGTCATGATTAATGGCAAACCAAACCAGGATGGTAGCTTGAGTGCCGAGTCGATACAGATTCGTCCCTTGCCGCCAGCACAAAAATCCGTAGAATAAACCATTATCCTTTCTTCTTGTGGGATTTTTGTTTTACCTCTATTTTGAGATTATTTGCGTCCGCGTAAGTACTTGAGCATCGTCTCTGCGTCACTGACCTCAAATGGATCGGTAGGACAGTTGTCGGTAAAACCGGCTTCGGCAAAGATTTCTTTGATCTCGCCGTCTTCGACATACATACTATACCTCCATGAGCGTTCGCCAAAGCCAAGATCATCTTTTTTGACAAGCATACCCATCTGTCGGGTAAACTCACCCGAACCATCGGGGATCAGTCTTACCTTTTCTGCTTTCTGATGCTTACCCCATTGGTTCATGACAAAAGCATCATTGACGCTCACGCAATAAACTTCATCAACGCCAAGTTGGCGAAATTCATCATATGATTTTTCATACCCGGGCAAGTGGGTCGCGGAACAAGTTGGCGTAAACGCGCCCGGCAATGAAAAGACTACTATCTTTTTGCCCTTGAACAATTCGTCAGAGGTGACATCTTGCCAGCGGTATGGATTGTCACCGCCTACTGACTCGTCGCGTACGCGAGTTTTAAAGATTACCTGTGGTACGCGTGTTGGTGTTTTTGGTGTGATTTCTGCCATATTTTTTTTGATAGCTTATAAAATACCGAGCGACATTAGTACAACGCATTATACATGAAAAAAAGTCTCGGGGCAATGATTATTTTTCTTTATGCACACGCGCCCAGCACCTGCAAGCTGTATACTAAATATAAAAGGTCTCTTTACTTCTCCAATATTATCAATCTTTTATATACCTCTATGACAAATATACAACGCGCGGAATGGGCTCTCCGCATCGGCGTCGCTGGCGAATTTATCGGCCATGGCGTATTTGCGCTCCAAGGCAAAAAGGACTGGATTGCTTGGTTTAAAGTTTTTGGCGTAGCTGACGCAAGTGTCGCCACGCAACTCCTCTTTCTTATCGGACTTATGGATATTGCACTCGGCATCGTGGTGCTCATCCGACCCATCAAACCACTTCTTTTGTGGATGGTATTTTGGGGCTTTTGGACGGCACTCTTGCGACCAATCGTGGGCCAACCCGTATGGGACTTTATCGAACGCTGGGCAAATTGGGGCGCGCCACTTGCCCTTTATTATTTAGCAAAGAAATAAAGCGCGTTAAAATAAAAAAAGCCCCTCAAAGGGGCTTTTTTATTCTGTTGTCTTACCGTCAAAGTGTTCTTCGCGCTCATCTGCTTTAGTGTGATGCACTGTGCCATCTTTG includes the following:
- a CDS encoding DUF5666 domain-containing protein produces the protein MNKIISGTVIGGIVLVTGAYWAGAHFGIPGSNRGAFSDGQVRTMRLRDGSGGRMMGGDFATGEIIASDDKSITIKLPTGGSKIIFLTDQTPIMKSTASARTDITVGTNVMINGKPNQDGSLSAESIQIRPLPPAQKSVE
- a CDS encoding peroxiredoxin; amino-acid sequence: MAEITPKTPTRVPQVIFKTRVRDESVGGDNPYRWQDVTSDELFKGKKIVVFSLPGAFTPTCSATHLPGYEKSYDEFRQLGVDEVYCVSVNDAFVMNQWGKHQKAEKVRLIPDGSGEFTRQMGMLVKKDDLGFGERSWRYSMYVEDGEIKEIFAEAGFTDNCPTDPFEVSDAETMLKYLRGRK